The Streptomyces achromogenes genome window below encodes:
- a CDS encoding NUDIX hydrolase, which produces MSYDPSAFPPFAVTVDLVVLTVRRHALCALAVRRGEAPFQGWWALPGGFVRADEDLTQAAARELAEETGLHAHDPSVPAQDNGAHLEQLATYGDPERDPRMRVVSVAHLALAPDLPAPRAGGDASNARWAPVEELLQQGGQGRDGEPIAPLAFDHARILADGVERARSKIEYSSLATAFCPTEFTVGELRRVYEAVWGVALDPRNFHRKVTGTPGFLVPTGGTTTRQGGRPAQLFRAGGATLLNPPMLRPEV; this is translated from the coding sequence ATGTCCTACGACCCGTCAGCCTTTCCGCCCTTCGCCGTCACCGTGGACCTGGTCGTGCTGACCGTGCGCCGCCATGCCCTGTGCGCGCTGGCGGTGCGCAGGGGCGAGGCGCCGTTCCAGGGATGGTGGGCGCTACCCGGCGGTTTCGTACGGGCCGACGAGGACCTCACCCAGGCGGCGGCGCGCGAGCTGGCGGAGGAGACCGGGCTGCACGCCCACGATCCCTCGGTACCGGCCCAGGACAACGGCGCCCACCTGGAACAGCTGGCCACGTACGGCGACCCCGAGCGCGATCCCCGCATGCGCGTGGTGAGCGTCGCGCATCTGGCGCTCGCCCCCGACCTGCCCGCACCGCGAGCGGGCGGCGACGCGAGCAACGCGCGCTGGGCGCCCGTCGAGGAGCTGCTCCAGCAGGGCGGTCAGGGCCGGGACGGCGAACCGATCGCGCCGCTGGCCTTCGACCACGCCCGGATCCTCGCCGACGGCGTGGAACGCGCCCGCTCCAAGATCGAGTACTCCTCCCTCGCGACCGCGTTCTGCCCCACGGAGTTCACGGTCGGCGAACTGCGCCGCGTCTACGAGGCGGTGTGGGGCGTGGCGCTCGACCCGCGCAACTTCCACCGCAAGGTGACGGGCACGCCCGGCTTCCTGGTCCCCACCGGCGGCACCACCACCCGGCAGGGGGGCCGCCCCGCGCAACTGTTCAGGGCCGGCGGCGCGACGTTGCTCAACCCGCCGATGCTGCGCCCGGAGGTCTGA